A genomic region of Colletes latitarsis isolate SP2378_abdomen chromosome 7, iyColLati1, whole genome shotgun sequence contains the following coding sequences:
- the LOC143343599 gene encoding corrinoid adenosyltransferase MMAB, with protein sequence MEVVRSVWKKPLLVYKVGVQASLRNSSSSISKVTKQKATSIREEDSQVTSTDVDLNLQDDVTFNALVSTEELLAQIGLAREFASDSKVDHPYIDKLKRVQMILFDLSHAISKTMPGESKSFERKHISDLEEWISEYASQLPPQETYIMPGGGKACSTLHSAKAICKRVERNVASLVQDGLLNKEAQIYLNKLQNFLLTTSRIAAKCDQRTENIYIPRAEVNENK encoded by the exons ATGGAAGTAGTTAGAAGTGTATGGAAAAAACCTCTTTTGGTATATAAGGTTGGAGTACAAGCGTCTTTACGAAATAG TAGCAGTTCTATATCGAAAGTAACAAAGCAAAAAGCTACTTCTATCAGAGAAGAGGATTCTCAAGTCACAAGCACAGATGTAGATTTAAACTTGCAAGATGACGTGACATTTAATGCTCTTGTCTCGACCGAAGAATTACTTGCACAAATAGGATTGGCAAGAGAATTTGCTAGCGATAGTAAAGTTGATCATCCTTATATCGATAAATTAAAAAGAGTACAAATGATTCTATTTGATTTAAGTCATGCTATATCAAAAACAATGCCTGGAGAAAGTAAGTCGTTTGAAAGGAAACATATTAGTGATTTGGAAGAATGGATATCAGAGTATGCCAGTCAGCTGCCACCTCAGGAAACGTATATTATGCCG GGAGGTGGTAAAGCGTGTTCGACTCTGCATTCGGCAAAAGCGATATGCAAGCGAGTAGAACGAAACGTTGCATCGTTGGTTCAAGATGGTTTATTAAATAAAGAAgcacaaatatatttaaataaattacagaACTTCCTATTGACAACATCACGTATTGCAGCCAAGTGTGATCAACGAacagaaaatatatatattcctAGAGCAGAAGTTAATGAAAACAAGTAA
- the Sbds gene encoding SBDS ribosome maturation factor: MSKIFTPTNQIRLTNVAVVRMKKLGKRFEIACYRNKVVSWRNKLEKDLDEVLQTHTVFINVSKGQVAKKEDLLKAFDTDDQTEICKEILTKGELQVSDKERHSALDSMLKDIATTVADKCINPETKRPYTVTMIEKAMKDVHYSVKPNRNAKQQALDVIQQLKAVMPLERAQTRLRVTIWGKNAKKLRDKIVKLVAKLETEEWDNGTLNLVCLIDPGRYREINEMVTTEMQASGLLEVLNLKEIVEGDEILE; the protein is encoded by the exons ATGTCGAAAATTTTCACACCAACGAATCAAATAAGATTAACCAATGTTGCCGTGGTTCGCATGAAAAAATTAggcaaacgatttgaaatcgctTGTTACAGAAACAAAGTTGTCTCATGGAGAAATAAATT AGAGAAAGATCTCGACGAGGTTCTACAAACACACACAGTATTtataaatgtttcaaaaggTCAGGTAGCAAAAAAGGAAGATCTCCTAAAAGCATTTGATACAGATGACCAGACAGAAATTTGTAAAGAAATCCTTACGAAAGGGGAGCTTCAAGTTTCAGATAAAGAAAGACATTCTGCTCTAGATTCTATGCTTAAAGACATTGCGACAACCGTTGCCGATAAATGCATAAATCCAGAAACTAAACGTCCGTACACTGTAACAATGATAGAAAAAGCTATGAAAGATGTACATTACTCTGTGAAACCAAACCGAAATGCAAAACAGCAAGCTTTAGACGTTATTCAGCAATTAAAGGCTGTAATGCCGTTAGAACGTGCTCAGACAAGACTCAGAGTCACAATTTGGGGTAAAAATGCAAAAAAGTTAAGAGATAAAATAGTTAAATTAGTAGCAAAGTTAGAAACAGAAGAATGGGATAATGGTACGTTGAATTTAGTTTGTTTGATCGATCCAGGTCGTTACAGAGAAATAAATGAAATGGTAACAACTGAAATGCAAGCCTCTGGATTATTAGAAGTGCTCAATTTAAAGGAAATTGTTGAAGGAGATGAAATTTTGGAATAA
- the Sgsh gene encoding N-sulfoglucosamine sulfohydrolase: MLKNICPNKLYYFIGLILLELCNLNANIVTHKNVVLLLADDGGFEMRSYLNKICQTPNLDNLAKESLLFNNAYTSVSSCSPSRSSLLTGLPCHQNGMYGLHHGIHHFNSFENVQSLPKILKKNNIRTGIIGKKHVGPESVYPFDFSQTEENNSILQVGRNITKIKLLVREFLSHNGTQPFFLYIAFHDPHRCGHTHPEYGKFCEKFGNGDIGMGNIPDWHPIYYQWDQVKLPYFVQNTEAARRDIAAQYTTISRLDQGVGLVLKELENAGFKDNTLVIYTSDNGIPFPNGRTNLYEPGLAEPMMIRSPIRGHRKNSVTYSLTSLLDIVPTLLDWFNISYKDQFSHDTNEVSFPHLTGKSLLPLLDEEPIENNTAVFASQAHHEITMYYPMRAIRTKRYKLIHNINYKMPFPIDQDLYVSPTFQDLLNRTKNNQPLKWYKTLKSYYERSEWELYDLKYDPEEKNNIATKSSAQEIFTDLQKRLFEWQEVTNDPWLCAPRGILSNIKTKSPQCMPLENLI, from the exons ATGTTAAAGAATATTTGTCCGAATAAATTATACTACTTTATCGGTCTTATCTTATTAGAGTTGTGTAATCTGAATGCAAACATTGTGACACATAAAAATGTAGTCTTACTTTTGG cCGACGATGGAGGATTCGAAATGCGATcctatttgaataaaatttgtcaaacACCAAATTTAGATAATTTGGCAAAAGaaagtttattatttaataatgcaTATACTTCGGTTAGCAGCTGTTCACCTAG tcgttcCTCTTTACTGACTGGTTTACCCTGTCATCAAAATGGAATGTATGGTCTTCACCATGGAATTCATCATTTTAATTCATTTGAAAATGTTCAAAGTTTGCCAAAAATATTGAAGAAAAATAATATACGTACAG GTATTATTGGTAAAAAGCACGTAGGACCAGAGAGTGTATACCCATTTGATTTCTCGCaaacagaagaaaataattCTATACTTCAAGTTGGTCGTAATATCACTAAAATCAAACTTTTAGTTAGAGAATTCCTCTCCCATAATGGAACACA gCCCTTCTTTTTGTATATTGCATTTCACGATCCCCATCGATGTGGTCACACCCATCCAGAATATGGAAAGTTTTGTGAAAAATTTGGTAATGGCGATATTGGTATGGGTAATATCCCTGACTGGCATCCAATATATTATCAATGGGATCAAGTGAAGCTCCCTTATTTTGTTCAAAATACAGAAGCTGCTAGGCGAGATATTGCTGCTCAATATACAACTATTTCTCGTTTAGACCAAG gTGTAGGTTTAGTTTTAAAAGAATTGGAAAATGCTGGTTTTAAAGATAACACGTTGGTGATCTATACATCCGATAATGGTATACCATTTCCGAATGGTCGAACGAATTTATATGAACCAG GTTTAGCAGAACCTATGATGATCAGATCACCAATTCGCGGTCATAGAAAAAATAGCGTGACATATAGCTTAACATCTTTATTGGACATTGTACCAACATTATTAGACTGGTTTAACATATCCTACAAGGATCAATTTTCACACGATACAAATGAAGTTTCTTTTCCGCATTTAACGGGAAAATCGCTTCTACCACTTCTTGATGAAG AGCCCATAGAAAACAATACAGCTGTTTTTGCCAGCCAGGCACACCATGAAATTACCATGTATTATCCTATGCGTGCTATTAGAACTAAACGATATAAGCTTATAcataatattaattacaaaatgccatttcccattgatcaaGATTTATACGTATCCCCAACATTTCAG GATCTCTTAAATAGAACTAAAAACAATCAACCACTGAAGTGGTACAaaacattaaaaagttattatgagAGATCCGAGTGGGAATTATATGAtctaaagtatgatccagaagaaAAGAATAACATTGCTACAAAGTCATCTGCACAG GAAATATTTACTGACTTACAAAAACGATTATTTGAGTGGCAAGAGGTAACAAATGATCCATGGCTTTGTGCACCAAGAGGAATTCTCAGCAATATTAAAACTAAAAGCCCTCAATGTATGCCACTTGAAAATCTTATTTAA